The Lactuca sativa cultivar Salinas chromosome 2, Lsat_Salinas_v11, whole genome shotgun sequence genome includes a window with the following:
- the LOC111913342 gene encoding uncharacterized protein LOC111913342 — protein sequence MGEGGEEVKGANEGNPNSKDHDNQTNLQLLNEKGASRKGKSCKGCLYYSSTLKSNSRNPVCVGITRSLPKVPRYYVGESEMEASKEGRSLADFRYGCVGYSVYSDMKNQNVDSQDTQKELPVCVGVEVLVDRKVTNANSAPTHAHAHNHNKDNAIPQPRVNRPAAQSTSSDDFFSRFTRNANVVASGVAKNVRKVGNQIKESVDDILYPYRRRPK from the exons ATGGGAGAAGGAGGCGAAGAAGTGAAAGGGgcaaacgaaggaaaccctaaCTCCAAAGATCATGATAATCAAACTAATCTACAGCTGTTAAACGAGAAAGGCGCTTCCAGAAAGGGTAAATCATGCAAAGGATGTTTATACTATTCATCAACGCTAAAATCCAATTCTCGTAACCCTGTTTGCGTCGGCATAACCCGTTCCCTTCCCAAAG TACCTCGCTACTATGTTGGAGAATCTGAGATGGAAGCTTCCAAAGAGGGAAGAAGCCTTGCTGATTTTAGATACGGTTGTGTTGGTTACTCTGTTTATTCGGATATGAAAAATCAAAATGTTGATTCACAAGATACACAAAAGGAGTTGCCAGTTTGTGTTGGAGTCgag GTTCTTGTGGATAGAAAAGTCACCAATGCCAACTCGGCTCCTACTCATGCTCATGCTCATAATCATAATAAAG ATAATGCAATCCCACAACCACGAGTAAACAGGCCTGCTGCTCAATCTACATCATCAGATGATTTCTTTAGTAG ATTTACGCGAAATGCAAATGTAGTTGCATCAGGGGTAGCAAAGAATGTGCGCAAAGTTGGGAATCAAATAAAGGAAAGTGTTGATGACATTTTGTATCCTTATCGAAGAAGACcaaagtaa
- the LOC111913366 gene encoding uncharacterized protein LOC111913366: protein MEYCTRIKSILDILTNIGAPVPERNLVIYVMNGLSQKYAHIMTTIRHKKPFPTFLEMRSMLTLKERSMKKEQTRLLLVSHPDNAFSPSVLNVEHQNRSQNYHGNNSGTQINGHGGGRTSRSGGRSGRSGDRNQGHHGRDGE from the coding sequence ATGGAGTATTGCACGAGAATCAAATCCATCTTGGATATTCTTACCAATATTGGAGCCCCGGTTCCCGAAAGAAATCTGGTCATCTATGTCATGAATGGCTTGTCTCAAAAATATGCTCATATCATGACCACCATCCGTCATAAAAAACCATTCCCAACTTTTCTTGAGATGAGATCCATGCTCACCCTTAAAGAACGTTCCATGAAAAAGGAACAAACCCGCCTCCTTCTTGTTTCACATCCTGATAATGCATTCTCTCCCAGTGTTCTCAATGTTGAACACCAAAATCGAAGTCAAAATTACCATGGAAATAACTCCGGGACACAAATCAACGGACATGGGGGTGGTCGGACCTCACGCAGTGGTGGACGAAGTGGTCGTTCTGGTGATCGGAATCAGGGACATCATGGCAGAGACGGTGAATGA
- the LOC111913341 gene encoding protein FMP32, mitochondrial: MAAYAACIRAGTKLRSAQAINSPVLRGAFVPTTPITSSSSSSLSSSHCDPVYSRFDFRQISQLVQSNGKRLFLVDTLALVRRLEGQGVPSKQAEAITSAITEVLNDSLENVAESFVSKGEMQRIEMTQDGNLGKFKSQVQSSQENHFSLLQRETEKLRNDIEKMRSELRYEIDKVTAGQRLDLNLERGRIRDELANQNQETANLTNKLDREIHSLRAQLEAAKYDVIKYCIGTLVSISAVGLAVLRILM, from the exons ATGGCCGCTTATGCGGCCTGTATCCGGGCCGGAACGAAATTAAGATCCGCTCAGGCCATCAATTCACCGGTTCTTAGAGGCGCCTTCGTTCCCACTACCCCCATCAcgtcttcatcttcatcgtcaTTATCTTCTTCTCATTGTGATCCGGTTTACAGCAGATTTGATTTCAGGCAGATTTCTCAACTTGTTCAATCCAACGGCAAACGCCTGTTCCTTGTTGATACTCTAGCGCTT GTTAGAAGATTAGAAGGACAAGGCGTGCCCTCGAAACAAGCCGAAGCGATTACATCTGCAATCACCGAGGTTTTGAACGATAGTTTGGAAAATGTTGCTGAATCTTTCGTCTCCAAGGGTGAAATGCAAAGG ATTGAGATGACTCAAGATGGTAATTTGGGGAAATTCAAATCTCAAGTACAAAGCTCTCAG GAAAATCATTTCTCATTGTTGCAACGTGAGACTGAAAAACTAAGGAATGATATAGAAAAAATGCGTAGTGAGTTGAG GTATGAGATTGATAAAGTCACTGCTGGGCAACGCCTGGATTTGAATCTTGAAAGGGG GAGAATTCGTGATGAGCTTGCAAACCAAAACCAAGAAACTGCAAACCTCACAAACAAACTTGATCGA GAAATTCATTCGTTGAGAGCCCAGTTGGAAGCAGCGAAATATGATGTGATTAAGTACTGCATAGGTACCCTTGTATCGATTTCTGCTGTTGGTTTGGCTGTGTTACGTATACTCATGTAA